From Bacillota bacterium LX-D:
TTATGAATTGAAGGAGCAGGAACTTCTTTGATTCGAACATCTTTAATGCCTTGATAAGTTACAGCTTTCATACTTTGGGACCTCCTGATTTTTAATAGTTGGGAGTGGCAAAGGTGCCTAGCCTGCTGGTATTGCCTGGGAAAAGCTCTAAATTGGCAATTTGGACTGCCGCTTGAGAAGACATTTGATCTAGTTGAAACTGTTCCAGGACGTTATAAGGATGGAACCACCCTTTTTTCATCATTAGTTCTGAAACTTCAGCATGGAGGTCAATTTCCTTGTCAAGAAAAGTGCGGATAGCTGTTCTTGCTTCCGGATCTGCAGTTTCTGTAAGGGCAATAGCATAATTTCTAATTCCGCTTTTTACATTTAACAAAAGGTTCAAGGCGATGGTTGAATCCACTAGGCCAGGCATACCATCAGCATTTTCAATTTCTAAATAGTCGTTGCTCATGGGCTTTTTAATGGCGTTAATGGGTTTTTTCCGTAGTCCATGTTTTTTCATCTCCAATTATTGTGGTTGATTTTTGGTTAATAGGCCTTGCAGTACATTGACTGCTTCCATGGAAAGTTGAACATTTTTTTGTAATACTGTTTTTAAATCTTGGTCAAAGACTACACCTTGGATCAGTTTGACTGGGTCATACAGATAGTATTAGAGTTAAGGAGTTCGTGAATTTCCATGGTTTCATGTAATGTCAAATTTGGCTGTGGCATGTATGCACCTTCTGTTGTTTTTTAATCTCACCTATTTTTCCCTATTGAACTTGCTTTATGCAAAATAATAAAGCTGATCCATTCTGCTAACGTAAACAGCTCAAAATTTTCGAAAGTACTTTTAGTACCAACGGAAAAGTAGTATAATATACTATAATAAATGAATACATATTCATATGAACATAAGGGGCGATTTTATGGTTGAAATAGAAAACTGCACTTGCAATGTTATTCATGAAG
This genomic window contains:
- a CDS encoding spore coat protein, which translates into the protein MSNDYLEIENADGMPGLVDSTIALNLLLNVKSGIRNYAIALTETADPEARTAIRTFLDKEIDLHAEVSELMMKKGWFHPYNVLEQFQLDQMSSQAAVQIANLELFPGNTSRLGTFATPNY